The window cagtccttgtaaaaaagaaaaatggtgaatggagaatgtgtgttgactataccgacctcaacaaacactgccctaaGGACCCCTTTCCTCTACCGCGCATCGATCAGGTCGTCGACTCGACGGCCGGGTGcgttctcctctcttttcttgactGTTACTCAGGGTACCACTAGATAGCCCTCAAGGAGTTGGATCAAGAGAAGACGTCCTTCATCACCCCCTATGGGGcatactgctacaacaccatgatgTTCGGCCTCAAGAACGCCGGTGCCACTTACCAGAAGGCCATTCAGAGatgcctccaggggcagatcgGGCGCAACACCGAGtcctatgtcgatgacatagTCATCAAGACAAAACGTAATGATCAGTTCATTACGGATCTCTCCgagacatttgaaaatctcaggaaattcaaatggaagctcaacccgacCAAGTGTGTGTTTGGTGTCCCGTCCGGAAAACTACTTGGCTTCATAGTCAGTAGCCGgggcatcgaagccaaccccACAAAGCTCAACGCCATCAGGTTCATGAAGCCTCCCAGGAGCAAAAAGGACCTGATGAAGCTTACAGGGTGCATGGCTACCTTGAGTAGCAAACTACGACACTCTgtatgctactgattactatcGTAGTCTACCTACGTTTggtaccccgtagcaaactacggcactctgtataaatacagagtgacgaacccacgagtaagagaactaATCTCACTCAAAAGATAAGTACTATGCAAGAACAGGAAATCACGAATACCAACTTACTTCACTATGAAAGAAGCCGATATCCATAGAGGTACAACTTGGAGAAGAACACCGACAGGCCcggcgcttccccgaactacacctcactctcctcctttatTCTAGCACTAGCGAACTAGCACGTCGCCTTTACAATGTGGCACTACTCCTACTCTtgaatggtgtgtgttgagaggggtgagggagtcCCCTTTTATAATCCTAATAGGTTGGTTCCCGCCCTCAACAAATATGGAAACATAGTGCACTGCCTTGGAATGGATCAGATCAAGTTTCCTGCCAGTGGTTCGGCCAGCCCACGGGTGCCACCTCTCGCACCGCCTTTCATCCTGGTCACTGGATGGTGGGCCCCCATCTTGTgtatgtcggtgccggggctttgtaCGTCAGTTTTCTCTATCAAATGGGCCCATTTTGTAGGTGAAACGCGGGACGGGATCATCTGCGTGTTTTTCtctgtgttcacttgtgttttcctcaTATTTCACCAGTGGGTGCCCGCAGATCATAATTCACCAAAGCTCATGGAACTCGTTAGAATTAAGCCctacaactaagtttggtgattaaatATCACAAAAAGATGCAACAGTTGACGGTtctatttctgacttaaggaccgtcaacacgtACAGGAGCTTGCCTCCCTCTGGGGAGATCAAGACCACTCCGGCCCCTGCGCCGGCTCCCATGACTGACCCGTTGAAATAGAGGGTCCAGTACTCGTGTGTGATTTCTGGGGTCGGGGCTTGGACTTCCgtccactcggcgatgaagtTGACTAGAGCCTTAGATTTTATCACCgtgcgtggcacgaacttgatgTCGTAGCCCATTAGCTCGATCGCCCACTTGGAGATCTGCCCCATGGTGTCGCGATTGCGGACCACATCGCCGAGTGGAAATGAAGTGACGACCGACACCTCCTGCTCGGTGAAGTAGTGTTGCAACTTCTTGGCCGCCATGACGACGGCGTAGAGAAGTTTCTGTGTCTACGAGTACCACGACTTGGTGTCGGTCAATACCTCGCTGACGAAGTACACGGGTCATTGGACTTTGAGGGCGTGTCCCAGCTCCTCCCATTCTACTACCAAGGCGGCGCTGACCACGTGGTTGGTGGCAGCCAGGTAGGGCAAATGGGGCTCACAGGGATCCGGCGGGACAAGCACTGGAGTAGAGGATAGGAGGCTCTTCAGTCGGTCGAGGGCCACCTACGCCTCCTCTGTCCAGACAAAGGTGTCCGACTTCTTGAGGAGTTTGTACAGCGGCAATCCTCATTCGCCTAGTCGAACAATGAACCGACTAAGAGCTGCTAGGCACTCGGTCAGCCTCTGGACTCCCTTGATGCCATGGATTGGACCCATGTTGGTGATGGCCGCAATTTTTTCGCAGTTGGCCTCGATGCCACGCTCGGACACCATATATCCGAGAAGTTTGCCCTTGGGGAACCCGAACGTGCACTTCTCAGGGTTCAACTTGATGTTAAACCTCTTGAGGTTGGCAAACGTGGCACTCAGGGAAGCGACCAGGTCATCCGCGTGTGGTGTCTTgacaacgatgtcgtcgacatagaCCGCGACCGTTGCCCGAGGCAGATCCGCTCGGTCAAGGTCGATGGGTGGATTGATCTGGTCAGAGAAGTAGGCCTACATGCAACGCTGATACGTGGCGCCTGCATTCTTGAGCCCGAACGGTATAGTGACTTAGTTGTATGAACCGAATGGGGTGATGAAAGATGTCGCGAACTGATCGG is drawn from Panicum virgatum strain AP13 chromosome 1N, P.virgatum_v5, whole genome shotgun sequence and contains these coding sequences:
- the LOC120653506 gene encoding uncharacterized protein LOC120653506 → MPGIPREVAEHELRILPGSKPVQQRLRRFDDERRRAIGEEIAKLLATGFIKEIFHSDWLSNSVLVKKKNGQWRMCVDYTNLNKAYFSDQINPPIDLDRADLPRATVAVYVDDIVVKTPHADDLVASLSATFANLKRFNIKLNPEKCTFGFPKGKLLGYMVSERGIEANCEKIAAITNMGPIHGIKGVQRLTECLAALSRFIVRLGE